In Saccharomycodes ludwigii strain NBRC 1722 chromosome III, whole genome shotgun sequence, one DNA window encodes the following:
- the DUT1 gene encoding bifunctional dITP/dUTP diphosphatase (similar to Saccharomyces cerevisiae YBR252W | DUT1 | DUTp pyrophosphatase): MSQELNNSKKVKVSPSLKIQLRSPDAKAPTKGSIYAAGYDIYASQPTIIKARGRGMVSTDVSFTVPLGTYGRIAPRSGLAVKNGISTGAGVVDRDYTGEVKVVLFNHSDVDFEVKKGDRVAQLILERIVENAEVVIVENLEQSNRGEGGFGSTGV; the protein is encoded by the coding sequence atgtcACAAGAACTTAATAACTCTAAAAAAGTAAAGGTTTCACCATCATTGAAAATCCAATTACGTTCCCCAGACGCGAAAGCCCCAACAAAAGGTTCAATATATGCAGCTGGCTATGATATATATGCTTCTCAGCCAACCATAATTAAGGCTAGAGGTCGCGGTATGGTGAGTACTGATGTATCATTTACTGTTCCATTGGGTACTTATGGTAGGATTGCACCACGTTCAGGATTGGCTGTTAAGAATGGTATTTCCACTGGAGCTGGGGTAGTAGATAGAGATTATACTGGTGAGGTTAAGGTTGTATTGTTCAATCATTCTGATGTTGATTTTGAAGTTAAAAAAGGTGATCGTGTTGCTCAACTGATTTTGGAAAGAATTGTTGAAAATGCTGAAGTGGTTATTGTAGAAAACTTGGAACAAAGCAATAGAGGCGAAGGTGGGTTTGGTAGCACAGGTGTATAG
- the DSN1 gene encoding MIND complex subunit DSN1 (similar to Saccharomyces cerevisiae YIR010W | DSN1 | Dosage Suppressor of NNF1), which yields MSLNRLQKHYIKVKTIPSPSKTNGRTVDGNNSPANVLLESDIDLERTTAKNTQSIKEDQENDDNFEKDETTVFQFKVLDSKRNGHNKRTTNNLSNRENKRKRLSANNTSNIMSLGERLDDLQNISQPKWMDNFNSSYINNTNKNNPTSQVADTISNINGGSNDNNTNTAMFNYYNRNNNGNNNNPLINPYMYSMPPSQYYGINAPGLLPPHPQPMLYYGPNSIHQGYYSQPVISDSNNNNNSMLAYSIPPILQQQQQQGYFYNTGNLNGYSNIYGNGRYYSNTDKQERVKRRRMRETIINNRGRRLSSFITSNNNNNSNYETENEKDIKSTNEDANRKGVLVSPHKDIPDSDFYRHADNSFGKDLQLKQIFNWCLIRELDNLKEVEQKRLLSNKKDGSIGQRGEEEEEEEEEEDNDDDEKRTKEEEEKEKEKEKGKGKEDDTGEDIINSDIDPRQIALNIFRDFVNDLRNDKVDVDWCNDRGNTSASDYGHANADLGVDNNKSDILEDIGNNKKHKMKKVFIPNLKNKSNRENVKLLNYKILQLQKEIDQWRKLLILEPNYDNMLENTKTPNIYAKEVPNIIPLPTLNLERNFRLRLDKFKEISHLINSNLKVISNIQSKQLNTLKINYGLEPNTAGIHNSKRLKGILTRLAKGISNQEKTDINRPD from the coding sequence ATGTCCCTTAATAGATTACAGAAACACTatattaaagttaaaactATACCTTCTCcatcaaaaacaaatggGAGAACAGTTGATGGCAACAATAGCCCTGCTAATGTATTGCTCGAATCCGATATCGATCTGGAAAGGACTACCGCCAAAAATACGCAAAGTATAAAAGAAGACCAAGAAAATGAcgataattttgaaaaagatgaaaCAACGGTATTTCAATTTAAAGTGTTAGATAGTAAAAGAAATGGTCATAACAAGCGTACAACTAACAATTTATCAAACAGAGAAAATAAACGGAAAAGACTTAGTGCCAATAACACGAGCAATATCATGAGTTTGGGTGAGAGACTAGATGATCTACAGAACATTAGTCAACCTAAATGGAtggataattttaattccaGTTACATTAATAAcaccaataaaaataacccAACAAGCCAAGTTGCCGATACCATTAGCAATATTAATGGTGGAAGTaacgataataataccaatactGCAATGTTTAATTACTATAAtcgaaataataatggaaataacaataatccGTTAATCAATCCATATATGTATTCAATGCCACCATCTCAATATTATGGAATAAATGCACCAGGGCTGCTGCCACCACATCCACAGCCTATGCTTTACTATGGTCCTAATTCTATACACCAGGGGTACTATTCTCAACCAGTGATATCtgatagtaacaataacaacaactcTATGCTTGCATATAGTATACCGCCAATtcttcaacaacaacaacaacagggATACTTTTATAATACTGGTAATTTGAATGGATATAGTAACATTTATGGAAATGGGAGGTATTACAGTAATACCGACAAACAGGAAAGAgtgaaaagaagaagaatgaGAGAaactataataaataatagagGAAGAAGGCTATCTTCATTCATaacttcaaataataataataatagtaactACGAAactgaaaatgaaaaagatattaaaagCACCAATGAGGATGCAAACAGGAAAGGTGTGTTGGTATCACCTCATAAAGATATTCCAGATAGTGACTTTTATAGGCATGCCGATAATTCTTTTGGGAAAGATTTGCAATTAAAACAGATATTCAATTGGTGTTTGATTAGGGAGCTagataatttaaaagaagtGGAGCagaaaagattattatcaaacaaaaaggaCGGTTCCATCGGACAAAgaggagaagaagaagaagaagaagaagaagaggaagataatgacgatgatgaaaaaaggacaaaagaggaagaagagaaagaaaaagaaaaggaaaaaggaaaaggaaaagaagatGATACAGGAGAGGACATTATTAATTCAGATATAGACCCAAGACAAATTGCcctaaatatttttaggGATTTTGTTAATGATTTAAGAAATGACAAGGTTGATGTCGATTGGTGCAATGACAGAGGAAACACTAGTGCTTCGGATTATGGGCACGCTAATGCTGATTTAGGAGTggacaataataaaagtgatATTCTAGAAGACATtggtaacaataaaaaacataagATGAAAAAAGTGTTTATACcgaatttgaaaaacaaaagtaaTAGAGAAAATGTCAAATTATTGAACTATAAGATCTTACAGTTACAGAAAGAAATTGATCAGTGGCGcaaacttttaatattggAACCAAATTATGATAATATGCTAGAAAACACAAAAACGCCAAATATCTACGCTAAAGAGGTGCCTAATATTATACCTTTGCCAACTTTGAACCTAGAGAGAAATTTCCGGCTTCGTTTagataaatttaaagaaatatctcatttaataaattcaaatttaaaagttatttCAAATATCCAGTCAAAACAGTTAAATACCCTTAAAATCAACTACGGACTTGAGCCTAATACTGCTGGTATTCACAATAGTAAAAGACTCAAGGGTATATTAACCCGATTAGCCAAAGGGATATCCAATCAAGAAAAAACGGATATCAACCGTCCagattaa
- the ANY1 gene encoding Any1p (similar to Saccharomyces cerevisiae YMR010W | Antagonizes Neo1 Yeast phospholipid flippase), with the protein MSDILLNDNEGTDLIMDSIVTATAELSKPIPTPGEHIDESPLTSILGGYEQYLPKVDQFYIPEWFSMQFIINNMISFTPLISYGTTVLSIRKCKTALGFSIDICATMLIASILRISYYLITPYETTLLRQALVMVFIQIILLHTSLQFRPDEYVYENLQDVEPITELLHDVWLEYFPANPFNFHEYKALLRSLSWKNLLKFGYKLFLVLLYKFLKFFDPSYKRVYQFWQWSDTFKFWKFLVIFTTLQVLFTFFISKIMDWESLAQWIGSFIGSLGLFIESTLPLPQIAILNKLKSIQGFKLILLVSWLCGDILKLSYLIFGANNISIIFVVFGTFQMFLDIYIGGQYIYYKYYYISPKDVNKSGQNDDSLDIEMSEFDITDNNSSQENLGNSST; encoded by the coding sequence ATGTCcgatattttattaaacgaTAATGAAGGTACTGATTTAATAATGGACTCAATAGTTACGGCAACTGCCGAGTTATCAAAACCTATTCCTACACCTGGGGAACATATAGATGAATCACCACTTACTTCGATACTAGGTGGATATGAACAGTACTTACCTAAAGTCGACCAGTTTTATATCCCCGAATGGTTTTCAATGCAATTTATCATAAATAATATGATTTCATTCACTCCTTTGATTTCATATGGTACCACTGTATTAAGCATAAGGAAATGCAAGACTGCCCTTGGATTTTCTATTGATATTTGTGCTACAATGTTGATTGCCAGCATTTTAAGGATATCGTACTATTTGATTACACCTTATGAAACAACTTTATTACGCCAAGCTCTAGTTATGGTGTTcattcaaataatattattgcaCACAAGCCTACAGTTTAGACCAGATGAATACGTTTACGAAAACTTACAAGACGTTGAACCAATAACAGAATTATTGCATGATGTTTGGTTAGAATATTTCCCTGCAAACCCTTTTAATTTCCATGAGTATAAGGCTTTATTAAGAAGTTTAAGTTGGAagaatttattgaaatttggTTATAAGTTGTTTTTAGTATTactttataaatttttgaaatttttcgATCCAAGTTATAAAAGAGTTTACCAATTTTGGCAGTGGTCGgatacttttaaattttggaAGTTCCTAGTAATTTTCACCACTTTACAAGTTTTGTTtacatttttcatttctaaAATTATGGATTGGGAAAGTTTGGCCCAATGGATTGGCTCCTTTATTGGTTCTTTGGGATTATTTATTGAGTCCACTTTACCATTGCCACAAATtgcaattttaaataaactaaaaTCCATTCAAGGTTTTAAACTAATCTTGTTAGTTAGTTGGCTGTGTGGagatattttaaagttaaGTTACCTAATATTTGGtgcaaataatatttctattatttttgttgtgtTTGGTACTtttcaaatgtttttaGATATTTATATTGGTGGCCAATATAtctattataaatattactATATTTCACCCAAGGATGTAAATAAATCGGGGCAGAATGATGATTCATTAGATATCGAGATGTCTGAATTTGATATAacagataataatagtagccAGGAAAATCTAGGTAATTCCAGCACTTAA
- a CDS encoding uncharacterized protein (similar to Saccharomyces cerevisiae YPR122W | AXL1 | AXiaL budding) — MSDPIIEYKLPLYLPISNLEKRYKLFKLPNGLLCFLISDPTEKIASCSLTVATGAFNDPENMLGLAHLCEHMLLAGGSKEYTDPQIFHEEIGKNNGSFNAYTTGEQTTFYFEIPNTNIMTSNAQTADKIGKSILTNYSIGKKEGDSVLPFEKLLRIFVSFFKAPLFKRNLIDREIFTVNSEHDGNKTSTMKILYHATRLLSNKRHPFHRFSTGNLKTLSIIPRLEKIDVQKRLKKYFLDNFTVNNNMTMCLKGFDSLNLLTKYAIKHFSDLGSANVANNNDRATKQTNESNFVNFNILNNKWHPKIGALPCFSNTEWNNGILVNMKQQQQQYILRILYPIFTKNLKCTHLEISIFTKMWCELFSEKSEGSLFENFHNLGLLTDLVAYTSNFSIENDGLILQLTLTKSGWEKVTEIVFEIQNKFLPMILLETDKLAKYLSDLNVTDLLKFIYQDTSKSSDELCPYISDDILQGNFDVIDPKCLLKETPFIISLDNEFCHNGKGYEFWVQKAAQFQNFLNEVMDPFKMRIILMGDMKTLDINGTCNTAIIINKDDLQLDPYFEFEYVMLHHTFPPPHNPIKREHVLSSTRIYNLPAENNFLPKVPFQMDLMKRAFDASMAHSQNFEMDLILANSMNTNKPKLKRKDAKHEYWIKNEGFQKVFKSKSIISISLKSLKLKPSPSNTMMLEVLTELLGAMLSPKLYPAIKLGYSCEITPSSRGDIALEIRVSGFNKKLIFLLELILSTIFLLFKDERILKQNKKLFRKARINVRSKYMEASNENCLRLSTMGVYILLEKYMWTLEDRIDALEEDINIDSFQQFLKKYLNNKDIYVLLVHQGDIEDDEDESINLLIDNIFCSYPSSWMKKESCSHSIFPPETVLLTPGTNYVFEKTKISEDPNNAITYFVQTGPRDDELLYTLTVFTDFLLSLTLVPRLRFEKQLGYVVVGGLMVLTNSIGIHISCMSSYSGECLEDSIEEYLFELEMQLSSETFTNEHFKEKYIDGFIKIVGNYLENGVYNKEGKGGCCDLLMKIKPSFEINTENCLLGSQLSNNKKLYDTITLKRYNFDFWNESEPINVNYLKNLNLEEYLRFYREKISIFGYKTRCKLAVAITSDINKEGIKKKQMCIQVETFLKIKGMNIPRNDLEEMVDKSNGKPSLLLKYLYKYFKNKNERKRLMAVVLKEMMRILGCNFKIGVYKDGGNKTDVSNIPDSFKKK; from the coding sequence atGTCTGATCCAATAATTGAATATAAGCTGCCGTTATATTTACCAATATCAAATcttgaaaaaagatataaattatttaaacttCCTAATGGtcttttatgttttttaatatctgaTCCAACAGAAAAAATAGCTTCATGCTCATTGACTGTAGCTACAGGTGCATTTAATGACCCAGAAAACATGCTTGGTTTAGCTCATTTGTGCGAACATATGCTGTTAGCTGGTGGTTCTAAAGAATATACTGATCCGCAAATATTCCATGAGGAAATTGGTAAAAATAACGGTTCATTCAACGCATACACCACGGGTGAACAGacaactttttattttgaaatacCCAATACTAATATAATGACCAGTAATGCACAAACCGCGGATAAAATTGGCAAGAGCATACTTACTAATTATAGCATTggtaaaaaagaaggagaTAGCGTTTTGCCCTTTGAAAAATTGCTTCGGATATTTGttagttttttcaaagCACCTTTATTTAAACGTAATTTGATTGATAGAGAAATATTCACAGTCAATAGCGAGCATGATGGGAATAAGACATCTACTATGAAAATCTTGTATCATGCTACTAGACTATTAAGCAATAAGAGGCATCCATTTCATAGATTTTCCACCGGCAATTTAAAAACGCTAAGCATCATTCCAAGATTGGAGAAAATAGATGTACAAAAGcgtttgaaaaaatattttttagatAATTTTACTGTAAACAACAATATGACAATGTGCTTAAAGGGTTTTGATTCATTGAATTTACTAACTAAATATGCTATCAAACATTTTTCTGATTTGGGTTCGGCAAATGTTGcgaataataatgatagaGCTACTAAACAAACTAATGAGTCcaattttgtaaattttaatattttaaataacaaatggCATCCTAAAATTGGAGCACTCCCTTGCTTTAGTAATACTGAATGGAATAACGGGATCCTTGTAAACATGaaacagcagcagcaacaataCATTTTAAGAATTCTTTATCCAATTTTCACTAAAAACTTAAAATGTACACATCTAGAAATTTCGATTTTTACTAAAATGTGGTGTGAATTATTTTCTGAGAAAAGTGAAGGCTCgctatttgaaaatttccATAATTTAGGCCTGCTTACTGATTTGGTTGCCTATACTTCAAATTTCAGCATTGAAAACGACGGATTAATTTTGCAATTAACACTGACTAAATCGGGTTGGGAGAAAGTGACAGAGATAGTTTTtgaaatacaaaataaatttctaCCAATGATACTGCTAGAAACTGACAAACTGGCTAAATATTTAAGTGATTTGAACGTTACCgatcttttaaaatttatatacCAAGACACGTCAAAATCATCAGATGAATTGTGTCCCTACATAAGTgatgatattttacaaGGTAACTTTGACGTAATTGATCCAAAATGTTTATTGAAGGAAACGCCATTTATTATATCCTTAGACAATGAATTTTGTCACAATGGAAAAGGGTATGAATTTTGGGTTCAAAAGGCAGCccaatttcaaaattttctgAATGAGGTGATGGATCCTTTCAAAATGCGAATTATCTTAATGGGTGATATGAAAACATTAGATATTAATGGCACTTGCAACACAgcaattattataaataaggATGATCTACAACTGGATCcttattttgaatttgaatATGTTATGTTGCATCATACTTTCCCCCCTCCACACAACCCTATTAAACGGGAACATGTTTTATCCAGTACTAGGATATATAACTTGCCAgctgaaaataattttttaccCAAAGTTCCATTTCAAATGGATCTGATGAAAAGGGCATTCGATGCTTCAATGGCGCATTCCCAAAACTTTGAGATGGACTTAATATTGGCCAACTCAATGAATACTAACAAACccaaattgaaaagaaaagatgcAAAACATGAATATTGGATAAAAAATGAAGGCTTTcaaaaagtatttaaatCTAAAAGCATTATTTCCATCAGtctaaaaagtttaaagttaaaaccATCACCATCAAATACTATGATGCTAGAAGTTTTGACTGAGCTTTTAGGAGCTATGCTTTCTCCAAAATTATACCCAGCTATCAAATTAGGTTACAGTTGTGAAATCACGCCCTCAAGCAGGGGAGATATTGCATTAGAAATAAGGGTATCTgggtttaataaaaaattgatatttttattagaacTTATCCTAAGTacgatatttttattgtttaaagATGAGCGAATTTTGAAACagaataaaaaacttttcagAAAGGCTAGAATTAACGTTAGATCAAAATATATGGAAGCTTCAAACGAAAATTGTTTGAGGCTATCAACAATGGgggtttatattttgttagAGAAATATATGTGGACACTGGAAGATAGAATTGATGCATTAGAGGAGGATATAAATATTGATAGTTTTCagcaatttttaaaaaaatatttaaacaatAAAGACATATACGTATTATTGGTTCATCAAGGTGACATTGAGGATGACGAGGATGAATCTATTAATTTGttaattgataatattttttgttcctACCCAAGCTCTTGgatgaaaaaagagagcTGTTCTCATAGTATTTTCCCACCAGAAACAGTTTTATTAACACCTGGCACAAATtatgtttttgaaaaaacaaaaatatcagaAGATCCAAACAATGCAATCACGTATTTTGTACAAACCGGGCCGCGAGATGATGAACTATTGTACACTTTGACCGTTTTTACTGATTTTTTGCTAAGTTTGACATTGGTACCCAGGTTAAGGTTTGAAAAGCAGTTGGGGTATGTTGTTGTAGGTGGTTTAATGGTTTTAACAAATAGTATTGGGATTCATATAAGTTGTATGTCTTCATATTCGGGTGAATGTTTGGAAGATTCTATTGAAGagtatttatttgaattgGAAATGCAGCTAAGCTCGGAAACTTTTACAAATGAGCactttaaagaaaaatacattgacggatttattaaaatagtGGGGAATTATTTGGAAAATGGtgtttataataaagaGGGGAAAGGTGGTTGTTGTGATttgttgatgaaaataaagcccagttttgaaataaatacTGAAAATTGTTTACTTGGAAGTCAGTTGTCGAACAACAAGAAACTCTACGATACTATTACtttaaaaagatataattttgatttttggaATGAAAGTGAGCCGATAAAcgtaaattatttaaagaatttaaatttGGAAGAGTATTTAAGGTTTTACAGGGAGAAAATTTCTATATTTGGATATAAGACTAGGTGTAAGTTAGCAGTTGCGATAACTAGTGATATAAACAAAGAAGGgatcaagaaaaaacaaatgtgTATTCAAGTGGAaacatttttgaaaataaagggAATGAATATACCTCGCAATGATTTAGAAGAAATGGTGGATAAAAGTAACGGGAAACCAagtttgttgttgaaatatttatataagtactttaaaaacaaaaatgaaagaaaaagattaatgGCTGTTGTTTTAAAGGAAATGATGAGGATTTTAGGATGCAACTTTAAAATTGGTGTTTATAAAGATGGTGGTAATAAGACTGATGTGAGTAATATTCCAGAtagctttaaaaaaaaatag
- a CDS encoding uncharacterized protein (similar to Saccharomyces cerevisiae YGR111W | putative protein of unknown function): protein MTITDNNLTHTLQLKRINGNSELIQYTHKRNSEAWKSKYLTVADYVKREATLGESEIALQHSLVSTSTNIINPNYKKYLGLNYFVLEKIAADTTLTNETENIVCRCETMNRIGYMKISNKGSYIIIPVLEVVIGAVFTPVEFRGMKYAQELMFQLNNYYDTISREKDEGDLFLKYKTMILYSEVGEYYSKFGYSFDHVPVHHLKKLDLFLEKYCLDNNDEQKNVHYLGFDGYEDLVNLEQTQIMEKLSNLELDKNTSAFTAFPDMKIYKWFELRDIYISQFFLHYQAAAVDGGSNSVDDLKVSELKFGVEIIGNKSHIIWHHAWVDNSLQILKVYTSEDNKERDLVTLFKYAIKEAKKYDLSDIYFWDQEIPETEYPNFHKVLKETENKVNLFCENSSLSGIRPSPFVSNEVKWENNTKFGWF, encoded by the coding sequence atgaCTATAACTGATAATAACCTTACACACACTTtacaattgaaaagaatTAATGGAAATTCTGAACTAATTCAGTACACTCACAAAAGAAACTCAGAAGCTTggaaatcaaaatatttgacCGTTGCTGATTATGTGAAAAGAGAGGCAACGTTGGGGGAATCGGAAATAGCTTTACAGCACTCGCTAGTATCCACTTCTACTAACATCATTAACCctaattataaaaagtatttgggtttaaattattttgttttggaaaaaatagCTGCTGATACCACCTTAACCAATGAAACTGAAAACATTGTCTGTCGCTGTGAAACGATGAACAGAATAGGTTACATgaaaatttcaaataaagGCAGTTACATAATTATTCCTGTTTTAGAGGTTGTCATTGGTGCTGTGTTTACACCTGTTGAATTTAGAGGGATGAAGTATGCCCAGGAATTGATGTTTCAgctaaataattattatgataCAATTTCTAGAGAAAAAGACGAAGGCGATCTATTTCTAAAGTATAAAACTATGATTTTGTACAGCGAGGTTGGGGAGTATTATTCTAAATTTGGTTATTCGTTTGATCATGTTCCTGTTCACCATCTTAAAAAGTTGGAtctatttttagaaaaatattgtttggACAACAAtgatgaacaaaaaaatgtacATTATTTAGGGTTCGATGGGTATGAAGATTTGGTTAATTTGGAACAAACTCAAATTAtggaaaaattatcaaatttaGAACTAGATAAAAACACTAGTGCTTTTACTGCCTTTCCTGATATGAAAATTTACAAATGGTTTGAATTACGTGATATCTATATATCGCAATTCTTTCTTCACTATCAGGCTGCTGCTGTTGATGGTGGTTCTAATAGTGTTGatgatttaaaagtttCTGAACTAAAATTTGGTGTTGAAATAATTGGAAATAAATCACATATCATTTGGCATCATGCTTGGGTTGATAATTCTTTGCAAATTCTAAAAGTTTATACTTCAGAggataataaagaaagagaTCTAGTTACATTATTCAAGTATGCCATTAAAGAGgctaaaaaatatgatttaagtgatatatatttctgGGATCAAGAAATTCCGGAAACGGAATATCCCAATTTCCACAAAGTTTTAAAGGAAACAGAGAATAAAGTTAATCTATTTTGTGAAAATAGTTCATTAAGTGGGATTAGACCATCCCCGTTTGTCAGCAATGAAGTGAAATgggaaaataatactaagtTTGGTTGGTTTTAG
- the TRS20 gene encoding TRAPP subunit TRS20 (similar to Saccharomyces cerevisiae YBR254C | TRS20 | TRapp Subunit) — MSSAQYFVIIANDQDTPLYEAQLSSTSSNSVTELYPFIANSALDIIEDLQWRTNSSSSSFSSSSSTGFPISFGNDNGFNGIGNPGNTGGSSSPSLFFGAKQNNNSKDLLGASYLGFIDHYYQSPISAYITFGNTKFILIHSSNMPINGNNIKVFYQLVHELYLKTLMNPFYINGSAINSPMFDAKVRAFAAKYLI, encoded by the coding sequence ATGAGCTCTGCccaatattttgttataataGCTAATGATCAAGATACACCTTTATACGAAGCGCAATTATCTAGTACCTCGTCAAACTCAGTTACAGAACTCTATCCATTTATAGCCAACTCTGCTTTAGACATAATTGAAGATTTACAATGGAGGAcaaattcatcatcatcatcatttaGCTCCTCTTCTTCAACTGGGTTCCCCATTTCATTCGGTAATGACAATGGTTTTAACGGCATTGGTAATCCTGGTAATACTGGTGGTTCCTCTTCGCCTTCCTTATTTTTTGGtgcaaaacaaaataataactcCAAAGATCTTTTAGGTGCATCATATTTGGGTTTCATAgaccattattatcagtCTCCAATTTCGGCTTACATAACCTTTGGGAATACCAAATTCATTTTAATACATTCTTCAAATATGCCTATTAATGGCAACAATatcaaagttttttatCAACTAGTACACGAGTTATACCTAAAAACACTGATGAAtccattttatataaatggTTCAGCTATAAATTCACCCATGTTTGACGCAAAGGTGCGTGCTTTTGCAgccaaatatttaatatga
- the SRB6 gene encoding Srb6p (similar to Saccharomyces cerevisiae YBR253W | SRB6 | Suppressor of RNA polymerase B) — protein sequence METSTYLDKVNKIGENLMVALENIIKYSNLSTTLSGAKEEDAEEKGESDDEEKNQHDEDFNDTDENLIVDSTDGLIAINEYTMQLITGVQELLLISRNIRERWILGSQEQQLVSDTGLSNITENESNPNSVNELDILNKKSALLLKAVDELIRY from the coding sequence ATGGAAACATCCACATATCTAGATaaagttaataaaataggTGAAAATTTAATGGTTGCATTGGagaatataataaaatattcaaacCTATCAACTACATTATCTGGTGCTAAGGAGGAAGATGCAGAGGAAAAAGGAGAaagtgatgatgaagaaaaaaaccaaCACGATGAAGATTTCAATGATACTGATGAGAACTTGATTGTAGACTCTACTGATGGTTTAATAGCAATTAATGAGTATACTATGCAGTTAATAACAGGTGTACAAGAATTATTGTTGATTAGTAGAAATATAAGAGAAAGATGGATCCTTGGAAGTCAAGAACAACAACTGGTGAGTGATACTGGTCTCAGCAATATAACTGAAAATGAGAGCAACCCCAATTCTGTTAATGAGCTTGatatattaaacaaaaaatcaGCATTATTGTTGAAAGCGGTTGACGAACTTATAAGATATTAA